From Vogesella sp. XCS3, the proteins below share one genomic window:
- a CDS encoding 4'-phosphopantetheinyl transferase superfamily protein → MNTLILLDRLPDPLMQDGFAQREALKSLGRQLALQAASQLMSLPLRHFAMDSDKPPFLLLEGAPAPLGLSISHSGPWVAAAVSACRPLGMDIEQTAKPRDADDLAELLSADEAAWLAELPENSLPGDPFWRIWTLKEALGKYHGRRWETPQQTGSIHQLEHYAAHLALPDSGLMLAITAPAALDCQLQCGQQKAARVKLQPWPGYQRR, encoded by the coding sequence ATGAATACCCTGATCCTGCTGGACCGACTGCCAGACCCACTCATGCAAGACGGTTTTGCCCAGCGCGAAGCACTGAAAAGCCTGGGCCGCCAGCTGGCCTTACAGGCAGCCTCGCAACTGATGTCGCTACCACTGCGCCACTTCGCCATGGATAGCGACAAGCCGCCCTTCCTGCTGCTGGAAGGCGCACCGGCACCACTGGGGCTATCCATCAGCCACAGCGGGCCATGGGTAGCGGCGGCCGTGTCGGCCTGTCGCCCGCTGGGTATGGATATCGAACAAACCGCCAAGCCCCGCGATGCCGACGATCTGGCAGAGCTGCTCTCGGCTGACGAAGCCGCCTGGCTGGCCGAGCTGCCTGAAAACAGCCTGCCAGGCGACCCGTTCTGGCGCATCTGGACGCTGAAAGAGGCACTGGGCAAGTACCACGGCCGGCGCTGGGAAACACCACAACAGACGGGCAGCATTCACCAGCTGGAGCACTACGCCGCCCACCTAGCACTGCCGGATAGCGGGCTGATGCTGGCCATTACCGCACCGGCAGCACTGGACTGCCAGCTGCAATGCGGCCAGCAAAAAGCCGCACGCGTCAAACTGCAGCCGTGGCCGGGCTACCAGCGCCGCTAA
- a CDS encoding ammonium transporter: protein MPATTPNDVLFLLLGAVMILAMHAGFAFLELGTVRKKNQVNALVKILTDFAVSAIAYFFVGYSVAYGVNFLADVKHISQANGYELVKFFFLLTFAAAIPAIVSGGIAERAKFHPQSAATFLLVGLVYPFFEGIAWNGHFGVQDWLTANLGAPFHDFAGSVVVHAVGGWIGLAAVLHLGARRGRYSKEGRVAAHPPSSIPFLALGAWILIVGWFGFNVMSAQKIAGISGLVAMNSLMAMVGGTLTAMWLGKNDPGFIHNGPLAGLVAVCAGSDIMHPIGALIVGGVAGAMFVWLFTLTQNRWKIDDVLGVWPLHGLCGAWGGIAAGIFGLEALGGAGGVTLLSQLAGTAAGVAVGFGGGYIVYGVLKKTVGIRLSDEEEFNGADLSIHQITATPERESNW from the coding sequence ATGCCTGCCACCACCCCCAACGACGTACTGTTCCTGCTGCTAGGCGCGGTGATGATTCTGGCCATGCACGCCGGCTTTGCCTTTCTGGAGCTGGGCACCGTGCGCAAGAAAAACCAGGTCAACGCGCTGGTGAAAATCCTCACCGACTTTGCCGTGTCGGCCATTGCCTACTTCTTTGTCGGCTACAGCGTGGCCTACGGCGTGAACTTTCTGGCCGATGTAAAGCACATCAGCCAGGCCAATGGCTACGAGCTGGTGAAGTTCTTCTTCCTGCTCACCTTCGCCGCCGCCATCCCCGCCATTGTGTCCGGCGGCATTGCCGAGCGCGCCAAGTTCCACCCGCAGTCCGCCGCCACCTTCCTGCTGGTAGGCCTGGTGTACCCGTTTTTTGAAGGCATCGCCTGGAACGGCCACTTTGGCGTGCAAGACTGGCTGACGGCCAACCTGGGCGCACCGTTTCACGACTTTGCCGGCTCGGTAGTGGTACACGCGGTAGGCGGCTGGATCGGCCTGGCCGCCGTGCTGCACCTGGGCGCGCGCCGCGGCCGCTACAGCAAGGAAGGCCGCGTGGCCGCCCACCCGCCGTCGTCCATCCCCTTCCTGGCGCTGGGCGCGTGGATCCTGATCGTGGGCTGGTTCGGCTTTAACGTGATGAGCGCCCAGAAAATCGCCGGCATTTCCGGCCTGGTAGCCATGAACTCGCTGATGGCCATGGTAGGCGGCACGCTCACCGCCATGTGGCTGGGCAAGAACGACCCCGGCTTTATCCATAACGGCCCGCTGGCCGGCCTGGTAGCCGTGTGCGCCGGTTCCGACATCATGCACCCTATCGGTGCCCTGATCGTGGGCGGCGTGGCCGGTGCCATGTTTGTGTGGCTGTTCACCCTCACGCAAAACCGCTGGAAGATAGACGACGTGCTGGGCGTGTGGCCGCTGCACGGCCTGTGCGGCGCCTGGGGCGGCATTGCGGCCGGCATCTTCGGGCTGGAAGCACTGGGCGGCGCCGGCGGCGTCACGCTGCTGTCGCAGCTGGCCGGCACCGCAGCCGGTGTGGCCGTGGGCTTTGGAGGCGGCTATATCGTGTACGGCGTGCTGAAGAAAACCGTGGGCATCCGCCTGAGTGACGAAGAAGAATTCAACGGCGCCGACCTGTCCATCCACCAGATTACCGCCACGCCGGAACGCGAGAGCAACTGGTAA
- the hemP gene encoding hemin uptake protein HemP, with product MTQAPALHAKTAADQQPYTVLDTRTLFVRDRQLLICHRGEYYRLQLTQNDKLILVK from the coding sequence ATGACGCAAGCACCCGCACTGCACGCCAAAACTGCCGCCGACCAGCAGCCCTACACCGTGCTGGATACCCGCACCCTGTTTGTGCGCGACCGCCAGCTGCTGATCTGCCACCGTGGCGAGTATTACCGCCTGCAACTGACGCAAAACGACAAACTGATACTGGTGAAGTAA
- a CDS encoding TonB-dependent hemoglobin/transferrin/lactoferrin family receptor, with translation MSKDRITLAGICLTTVALPVFADSPTVLETTTVTANRISEQLADTAPNISALGRKQLDRQHASDLDSLLAQEPGVSVSGDQGRRGNAGVTIRGIETNRILMQVDGTRLPEAYMSGGGAISGRDLVEPDTLRQIDIIKGPASALFGSDAIGGVISQHTFEPADFVDRDKPLHFGLKQSYDGARHGSATTATVAAAGDNTAALLMLTQRRAHELDTPASRDIEGGQRTVADPQLTDTRNVLAKVALGQDGPHQLLLGVESFDRQRQTELLSARGPATGYTVRDRDSDDDTRRQRYSAEYRYQGDGSLAAANLKLYQQTLRNEDKAVEVRNTGTRYENHRFDQDISGLDGQLEWRLGEHRVLTGIEATRTDTARLTRTTAGSTTSSSKTFPDNRSERLGLFVQDQFRVGSLTVTPALRYDRYTMTPQSDAIYQASSGGAVPVSRFQDSAWSPRLGLSLPLADGITGFANLSTGFRAPPFDSSFMTFNNAQAGYRIIPNANLKSETSRGIELGSKYQRGSVSGQLTAFYNRYSHFIDTVTLGSDRASPRGIFQYQNLDSVQTHGVEARAGWQASDALLLDSSLAWAHGSNRKTGTPLNSIDPLKATLGAHYQQGQWGSDVLITLVAAKTRAASASQFKAPGYGTLDVGGWLKLGKQTTLRATVHNVGDKKYWQWADVKNVTGSAVDFYAQAGRSVSASLETRF, from the coding sequence GTGTCCAAGGATCGCATTACCCTGGCGGGCATCTGTCTGACGACAGTGGCCCTGCCTGTTTTTGCCGACAGCCCCACCGTACTGGAAACCACCACGGTGACCGCCAACCGCATCAGCGAGCAGCTGGCCGACACCGCGCCGAATATCTCGGCCCTTGGCCGCAAGCAGCTGGACCGCCAACACGCCAGCGACCTCGACAGCCTGCTCGCGCAGGAACCCGGCGTGTCGGTGTCCGGCGACCAGGGCCGCCGTGGCAACGCCGGTGTCACCATCCGTGGCATCGAAACCAACCGCATCCTGATGCAGGTAGACGGCACCCGCCTGCCCGAAGCCTATATGAGCGGCGGCGGTGCCATTTCCGGCCGCGACCTGGTAGAGCCGGATACCCTGCGCCAGATCGACATCATCAAGGGCCCGGCGTCGGCGCTGTTCGGCAGCGACGCCATCGGCGGCGTGATCAGCCAGCACACCTTCGAGCCGGCCGATTTCGTCGACCGCGACAAACCGCTGCACTTCGGCCTGAAGCAATCGTACGACGGCGCCCGCCACGGCAGCGCCACCACCGCCACAGTAGCCGCCGCTGGCGACAATACCGCCGCGCTGCTGATGCTGACCCAGCGCCGCGCACACGAACTGGACACCCCGGCCAGCCGCGACATCGAAGGCGGCCAGCGCACGGTGGCCGACCCACAGCTGACCGACACCCGCAACGTGCTGGCCAAGGTAGCGCTAGGCCAGGACGGCCCGCACCAGCTGCTGCTGGGCGTGGAAAGCTTCGACCGCCAGCGCCAGACCGAGCTGCTCAGCGCCCGCGGCCCCGCCACCGGCTATACCGTGCGCGACCGCGACAGCGACGACGACACCCGCCGCCAGCGCTACAGCGCCGAATACCGCTACCAGGGCGACGGCAGCCTGGCTGCGGCCAACCTCAAGTTGTACCAGCAAACGCTGCGCAACGAAGACAAGGCAGTAGAAGTGCGCAACACCGGCACCCGCTACGAAAACCACCGTTTCGACCAGGACATCAGCGGGCTAGACGGCCAGCTGGAATGGCGCCTCGGCGAGCACCGCGTGCTGACCGGCATCGAAGCCACCCGTACCGACACGGCACGCCTGACGCGCACCACCGCCGGCAGCACCACCAGCAGCAGCAAGACCTTCCCCGACAACCGCAGCGAGCGCCTGGGCCTGTTCGTGCAAGACCAGTTCCGCGTGGGCAGCCTCACCGTTACCCCGGCGCTGCGCTACGACCGCTATACGATGACGCCGCAAAGCGACGCCATCTACCAGGCCAGCAGCGGCGGCGCGGTGCCGGTCAGCCGCTTTCAGGACAGCGCGTGGTCACCCCGGCTGGGCCTGAGCCTGCCGCTGGCCGACGGCATCACCGGCTTTGCCAACCTCAGCACCGGCTTTCGCGCACCGCCGTTCGACAGCTCGTTCATGACCTTCAACAACGCGCAGGCCGGCTACCGCATCATCCCCAACGCCAACCTGAAATCGGAAACCTCGCGCGGCATCGAGCTGGGTAGCAAATACCAGCGCGGTAGCGTCAGCGGCCAACTCACCGCCTTCTACAACCGCTACAGCCACTTCATCGACACCGTCACCCTGGGGAGCGACCGCGCCTCGCCGCGCGGCATTTTCCAGTACCAGAACCTGGACAGCGTACAGACGCACGGCGTGGAAGCCCGCGCCGGCTGGCAAGCCAGCGACGCGCTGCTACTGGACAGCAGCCTGGCCTGGGCGCACGGCAGCAACCGCAAAACCGGCACCCCGCTGAACAGCATCGACCCGCTGAAAGCCACGCTGGGCGCGCACTACCAGCAAGGGCAATGGGGTAGCGACGTGCTGATCACACTGGTGGCTGCTAAAACCCGCGCCGCCAGCGCCAGCCAGTTCAAGGCCCCCGGCTACGGCACGCTGGACGTGGGCGGCTGGCTGAAGCTGGGCAAGCAGACCACGCTGCGCGCCACCGTGCACAACGTGGGCGACAAGAAATACTGGCAGTGGGCCGACGTGAAAAACGTCACCGGCAGCGCTGTGGACTTCTACGCCCAGGCCGGCCGCAGTGTCAGCGCCAGCCTGGAAACCCGCTTCTGA